The Planctomycetota bacterium genomic sequence TGACCCGCCTCGACGGGGAGGCGACGGCGATGCTGGAGCGGTACTTCGCGGCGAAGGTGAGCAGCCAGGGCTTCTTCGGCCTGGCCTGCTTCGGGCGGAGCTTCGCGCAGGGCTTCGAGTTGCTCGCGGCGGCCTATGTGGCGGTTCTGTGGCTCGCCGGCGCCCGCGCGGCCTCCGAAGGGCGTTCCGCCGTAGGGGCCGGCGACATCGAGTACGGCATTGAGCAGGTGGACTTCGGCTACAACTACCTGGCCGAGCTTGGCGGCCTCTCGACGCGGATGCGGGGAGCGATCCTCTGGCACTGGGCGACAGTGGGCAAGGCCCTGCTGACGCTGGCCGAGCCGACGCCGAAGGCCGAGTGACGTCAGTGGGCCTGCTTGCGCGCCCGCTCGGCGGCCTCGTGGAGGATCGTCCGGATCGGCAGCTCGCGGAGCATCTGGCGCACCTCCGTGTCCTCCACCGCCTCGCGCACCTTGGAGTCCGAGAAGAAGCGCCCGTAGCGGCCCTCGGCCCAGGTCTGGAGAAGGGCCTGGTCTTGCAGGACGGCGGCGACTTTGGGGTGCTGCGCGATCTTGCGGATCTCGGGCTTGTCCTCGATGCCCCGGAGGGCCTCGGGGTGCTCGCTCAACACGGTGAGGTCGGCGATCAGCGGCTGGAGCTCGAGGCGCGTGGCCGGGCTGGTCGGGCGCACCACCCAGTTCGTGAAGAGCGAACTCTCCATCTCCTGGTGCACGCGGGGCAGGCGCGCCTTGCGCGAGTCCTCGGGCATCGCGTCCAGCAGGCCGAGGATGAACCACGCGAAGACGAGGGCCTCGACGGCGCCGGCCAGCGCGCCCAGCTTGCGGTTCCAGGGCCGGGGCTTGCCCTGCTGGTCCGAGCCGAGGAGTTTCGCCACCCTGCCCAGGAGGAACCGGCTCACGAAATACAGCAGCAGCCAGGCCACGATGCACGCCATGGCGTACAGGGCAGGGGAGGGCGGCTCGGCCTTGGAGGCCAAGAGCTGGATGCCCCCGCGAACCACGAAGCCGGTGGCCAGGCTGGCCACGAGCAGCGCCCCGAGCCCCGCCATGTGGGCGAGCAGCCCGCGCACGTAGCCCAGGAAAACGAACAGCACCACGAGGATGAGCACGATCAAGTCAATGCCCATGCGGAGGGCTCCGTGGCGGGGAACGGCGATGAGACCGTGGATGGCGGGGACGAACGCGCGGATTATAGCCCTGGGCGTTGCGGGTGTCAACAGTTGACTCCGTGCCCAAGCCGTCCTAAGCTATGCGCGGCCAGTCTCAGATGAGGAGAGAGCCTTGCTGAAGATCATTGCCGACGAGAATATCCCGTTCGTGCGCGAGGCGTGCGCCACGCTGGGCGAGGTGACCCTGGTGGCCGGACGCGAGGTGACGCGCGACACGCTTCGCGGGGCCGACCTGTTCTTCTGCCGCTCGGTGACGAAGATCAACCGAGCCTTGCTCGAGGGCACGCGGGTGCGCTTTGTGGGCACGGCCACCATCGGCTTCGACCACGTGGACCGCGAGTATCTGAAGCAGGCGGGAATCGCCTTCGCCAGCGCCCCCGGGTCGAACGCGAACTCGGTCGCCGAGTACATCGTCGCCGCGATGCTCGTGCTGG encodes the following:
- a CDS encoding CvpA family protein, whose protein sequence is MGIDLIVLILVVLFVFLGYVRGLLAHMAGLGALLVASLATGFVVRGGIQLLASKAEPPSPALYAMACIVAWLLLYFVSRFLLGRVAKLLGSDQQGKPRPWNRKLGALAGAVEALVFAWFILGLLDAMPEDSRKARLPRVHQEMESSLFTNWVVRPTSPATRLELQPLIADLTVLSEHPEALRGIEDKPEIRKIAQHPKVAAVLQDQALLQTWAEGRYGRFFSDSKVREAVEDTEVRQMLRELPIRTILHEAAERARKQAH